Proteins encoded together in one Thermodesulforhabdus norvegica window:
- a CDS encoding YkgJ family cysteine cluster protein, translating into MSKKHTTNPSEWSLDQLLEAWKEQMKNIVADLESLLPVRRLQLQVESHPEALQIFRNWESAAPSEKVQFWKELIEITRKESLNPLPACVQCGECCRGGSPSLYLEDLELLRSEKIPMDRLVTLRRGEPVRDPRRGKAHFLIDERIKIKEKPGSNECVFFDPVSCLCGIYENRPLQCRAQACWDPSYFNELSEQPYLTRRDVLGDVELLMDLLQEHDRKCSFERLHALFQRLSRGEEVAAEIIDLVSYESHFRNFVASQLNIPEGVLDFVFGRSLESLLPLFGCRLRIENNVKYLEVLNEGGE; encoded by the coding sequence ATGAGCAAGAAACACACCACAAACCCTTCGGAATGGAGCCTGGACCAGCTTCTTGAAGCCTGGAAAGAGCAGATGAAAAACATCGTGGCCGACCTTGAGTCGCTGCTACCGGTCAGAAGGTTGCAACTACAGGTGGAATCACACCCCGAAGCCTTACAGATCTTCAGAAACTGGGAAAGCGCGGCACCATCCGAGAAGGTTCAATTCTGGAAAGAACTCATCGAAATAACCCGGAAGGAGTCTCTTAATCCCCTGCCCGCCTGTGTTCAGTGCGGTGAATGCTGCCGCGGGGGAAGCCCTTCGCTTTACCTGGAAGACCTTGAACTTCTGAGATCCGAAAAGATCCCCATGGATCGGCTCGTGACCCTTAGAAGAGGCGAACCGGTAAGAGATCCACGACGGGGCAAGGCTCACTTCCTGATAGACGAGCGAATAAAGATCAAGGAGAAACCCGGAAGCAATGAGTGCGTTTTCTTCGATCCCGTTTCCTGCCTTTGCGGAATATACGAAAATCGCCCGCTTCAATGCCGTGCTCAGGCCTGCTGGGATCCTTCATACTTCAACGAATTGAGCGAGCAGCCCTATTTGACGAGAAGAGATGTCCTTGGGGATGTCGAGCTTCTTATGGACCTATTGCAGGAACACGATAGAAAATGTAGCTTCGAGAGGTTACACGCTCTGTTTCAGAGGCTTTCACGGGGTGAAGAGGTGGCCGCGGAAATTATCGACCTCGTGTCTTACGAATCTCATTTCAGAAACTTTGTGGCCAGCCAACTGAACATCCCCGAAGGGGTTCTGGACTTCGTCTTCGGGCGAAGCCTTGAGTCCCTGCTGCCCTTGTTCGGGTGCAGGCTCAGAATCGAAAACAACGTGAAGTATCTGGAAGTTCTTAACGAAGGGGGCGAGTAA
- the mnmA gene encoding tRNA 2-thiouridine(34) synthase MnmA, which yields MGIALSGGVDSLYAAYCLIEEGHEVVGLHMRIRKDGEDREEEEHLASRARLIGINEVYTVDLQSEFHDRIVRPFVEAYLKGITPNPCVHCNPLIKFGLFAEIGFNLYGIERFATGHYARIVPSPYRNGRFAVARGRDTKKDQSYFLFALSQLQLVRTIFPLGRATKSEAKKWAKEYGFPDLAGKESQEICFLGNRSYVDYIESIGLEKGNEGGPIKDLEGNVLGYHRGIHRFTIGQRRGIGIPSTEPYYVVRLDGATGTVYVGRRKDVYRRDCTVGRVVWGALEEPSEAFKAFVKIRQQHIPAEGNIIPCGQGTVRITFREPQPAITPGQAAVFYDADGVILGGGIIQGGEEDQ from the coding sequence GTGGGAATTGCTCTGAGCGGAGGAGTGGACAGCCTCTATGCCGCATATTGCCTTATAGAGGAAGGGCACGAAGTAGTAGGGCTTCACATGAGGATCCGGAAGGACGGTGAAGACCGTGAGGAGGAAGAGCATCTGGCTTCCAGAGCTCGCTTAATAGGAATTAACGAGGTCTATACCGTCGATCTTCAATCAGAATTTCACGATCGGATTGTAAGGCCCTTCGTAGAAGCATACTTAAAAGGGATAACCCCAAATCCCTGTGTTCACTGCAATCCGCTTATAAAATTCGGCCTCTTTGCAGAAATCGGATTTAACCTTTACGGTATTGAGCGGTTTGCCACGGGTCATTATGCCCGGATAGTGCCATCCCCGTACCGTAATGGCCGTTTTGCCGTGGCCCGGGGCAGGGATACAAAAAAGGACCAGTCTTACTTTCTATTTGCCCTTTCTCAGCTTCAACTGGTCAGAACTATTTTTCCTCTGGGCAGGGCAACAAAATCGGAAGCAAAGAAGTGGGCTAAAGAATACGGCTTCCCGGACCTTGCCGGGAAGGAAAGCCAGGAGATATGTTTTCTGGGTAACAGGTCCTATGTGGATTACATAGAAAGTATCGGTCTTGAGAAAGGCAACGAGGGTGGCCCCATAAAGGACCTTGAAGGAAATGTGTTGGGCTATCACAGGGGAATCCATCGTTTCACCATAGGTCAGAGAAGGGGAATCGGTATCCCCTCTACGGAGCCCTATTATGTCGTGCGTCTGGACGGGGCAACAGGAACCGTTTACGTGGGACGCAGGAAGGACGTTTATCGCAGAGACTGCACGGTGGGTCGGGTCGTCTGGGGGGCTCTTGAGGAACCTTCGGAGGCCTTCAAGGCTTTCGTTAAGATTCGGCAGCAGCACATCCCCGCCGAAGGAAACATCATTCCCTGCGGACAGGGAACGGTCAGGATAACATTTCGTGAGCCCCAGCCTGCAATAACTCCCGGGCAGGCCGCGGTATTTTACGACGCCGACGGGGTAATACTGGGAGGCGGTATAATTCAGGGCGGAGAAGAAGATCAATGA
- a CDS encoding YbaB/EbfC family nucleoid-associated protein: MKIFNSLGNLKQLQEKVEQLQQELELKTVEASAGGGMVTVVANGKQEIVEIRIDPQVVNPDDVEMLQDLIVAAVNEAIKRSQELMAQEMAKLAGGLNIPGLKIPGLF; encoded by the coding sequence ATGAAGATCTTTAATTCTCTGGGCAACCTGAAACAGCTTCAGGAAAAGGTCGAACAACTTCAACAGGAACTGGAGCTCAAGACGGTGGAAGCTTCGGCCGGTGGAGGTATGGTAACGGTTGTTGCTAACGGAAAGCAGGAAATCGTTGAGATAAGAATTGATCCTCAGGTGGTAAACCCCGATGATGTGGAAATGTTACAGGATCTTATCGTTGCGGCGGTAAACGAAGCCATAAAGCGATCCCAGGAGCTAATGGCTCAGGAAATGGCAAAACTGGCAGGAGGCCTTAACATCCCGGGATTAAAAATACCCGGACTGTTCTAA
- a CDS encoding IS200/IS605 family accessory protein TnpB-related protein produces the protein MITVQCLLEFETKKDKQKALNLMRNFSACIRYAYNRLLEGWNRKDLKKHLQSVFPLNSRYCDDAILKARETLNACIERKQNPKKLIFGTRHLFEKLKKRHITGKRRKELIKEWKEKRQGTVYSRGDKTKKGNLNIRFVFLEKTLYLRINTGKGRYVYTKVHRNVQKGRAQKDKWVNFVESLAIGESTKKYIPYSVELKKRSGKIYAFVSFNEELPEVSITKESGIIGIDVNASPFHIAYAEVKRDGNLRAYGKINLSNFIGKSKETRELLSWQVAHQIVNLARERKRAIAIENLKKLPKGKKGDGRRKLRRRLQQFIYKGLLQKIEILARREGIEVVKVNPAFTSVIGQLKYSPQYGIDKDVAGAFVIGRRGMGFKEEIPENYLKLLSKKEILEYSLYMLKEKKRELKERLEKENNNWKKNAIKTELRTINIEIKMANKQLKDIQSPESNPATRQQASGGNKPVRGLLDKRQKSWKVLRAVLTFPILGKSFVRDFSPLKTVLVSGDWKRVVRRSVPVPGAGTTAQYANVQFW, from the coding sequence GTGATTACAGTTCAGTGTTTATTAGAATTTGAAACAAAGAAAGATAAGCAAAAGGCTCTAAACCTTATGCGGAATTTTTCTGCATGTATAAGATATGCCTACAACAGGCTACTTGAAGGGTGGAATAGGAAAGATTTAAAAAAACATTTGCAAAGCGTGTTTCCTCTTAATTCAAGGTATTGCGATGACGCAATACTGAAGGCAAGGGAGACATTAAATGCCTGCATAGAGAGAAAACAAAATCCGAAAAAACTTATATTTGGGACCAGGCATCTTTTTGAGAAGCTGAAGAAAAGACATATTACCGGAAAAAGAAGAAAAGAGCTCATAAAAGAGTGGAAAGAAAAAAGGCAGGGGACGGTTTACTCAAGAGGAGATAAAACAAAGAAAGGTAATCTGAATATCAGATTTGTGTTTTTAGAAAAAACTCTCTATCTCAGGATTAACACCGGTAAAGGCAGGTATGTATATACAAAAGTTCATCGAAATGTACAAAAAGGAAGGGCACAAAAGGATAAATGGGTTAATTTTGTTGAAAGTCTGGCCATAGGGGAATCCACAAAAAAATATATTCCCTATTCAGTGGAGCTCAAAAAAAGAAGCGGTAAAATTTATGCCTTTGTCAGCTTTAATGAAGAGCTTCCCGAAGTCTCAATAACGAAGGAAAGCGGGATTATTGGTATAGACGTAAATGCCAGTCCATTTCACATAGCCTATGCAGAAGTAAAAAGAGACGGTAACCTCAGGGCCTATGGAAAAATAAACCTGAGTAACTTTATAGGCAAAAGCAAAGAAACAAGAGAACTCCTTTCGTGGCAGGTTGCTCATCAAATAGTAAATCTTGCCAGGGAGAGAAAAAGAGCAATAGCTATAGAGAACCTCAAAAAGCTGCCTAAAGGTAAAAAAGGAGATGGAAGGAGAAAGCTGAGAAGAAGACTTCAGCAGTTTATCTACAAGGGGTTGCTTCAAAAAATAGAAATTCTGGCAAGGAGAGAAGGAATAGAAGTTGTTAAGGTCAATCCAGCTTTTACCTCGGTAATAGGCCAGCTTAAGTACAGTCCTCAGTATGGCATAGATAAAGACGTTGCCGGGGCTTTTGTTATAGGCAGAAGAGGAATGGGGTTTAAAGAAGAAATTCCTGAGAATTACCTGAAGCTTCTAAGCAAAAAAGAAATTCTTGAATATTCTCTGTATATGCTGAAAGAAAAGAAAAGGGAATTAAAAGAAAGGCTGGAAAAAGAAAACAACAACTGGAAAAAGAACGCCATAAAAACTGAACTTAGGACTATTAACATAGAGATAAAAATGGCAAACAAACAGCTTAAAGATATACAAAGTCCTGAGAGTAATCCAGCTACCCGACAGCAGGCCTCTGGAGGGAACAAGCCTGTGAGGGGTCTATTAGATAAGAGACAAAAAAGCTGGAAAGTTCTCAGGGCAGTCCTCACCTTCCCTATTCTTGGAAAGTCCTTCGTAAGGGACTTTTCTCCCCTGAAGACAGTTTTAGTTTCAGGGGACTGGAAGAGGGTGGTGAGAAGATCAGTTCCTGTACCTGGTGCAGGGACGACTGCACAATACGCTAATGTGCAGTTCTGGTAA
- a CDS encoding cysteine hydrolase family protein codes for MKPALIIVDMLKDTFRRHPESPIVLECKKFIPFLNDFIDLFHAKNYPVVFACDSFLPEDFIFRAGLKPHSLRGTEGSEPIDELHRSPSDHIVQKRRFSAFFKTDLDQTLRTLGVDRIFVSGIATNICVLTTALDAVSNDFSAVIMEQCCAAHNPEAHLAVIKAYKKTPLHPLLQVLNNKECLELLKAQ; via the coding sequence GTGAAACCGGCCCTTATTATTGTGGACATGCTGAAGGACACCTTCAGGAGGCATCCCGAATCACCCATTGTGCTGGAGTGCAAAAAGTTCATTCCCTTTCTAAACGACTTTATCGACCTTTTTCACGCAAAAAATTATCCTGTCGTGTTTGCCTGTGATAGTTTTCTACCGGAGGATTTCATATTCAGAGCAGGGTTAAAACCTCACAGTTTGAGAGGCACGGAGGGATCTGAACCCATTGACGAGCTTCACAGATCTCCATCAGACCACATCGTTCAGAAACGCCGCTTCAGTGCCTTTTTCAAGACGGATCTGGATCAGACCCTGAGAACCCTTGGGGTGGATAGGATCTTCGTTTCAGGGATTGCAACGAACATTTGCGTTCTCACCACCGCTCTGGATGCGGTGAGTAATGATTTTTCGGCGGTGATTATGGAACAGTGCTGTGCCGCCCACAACCCGGAAGCACACCTTGCGGTAATAAAGGCTTACAAAAAAACTCCCCTCCATCCACTTTTACAGGTACTCAACAATAAAGAATGTCTTGAACTACTCAAAGCACAGTGA
- a CDS encoding heterodisulfide reductase-related iron-sulfur binding cluster — MAGRRFEAVQYVRKIFDGCTDCDVCRFLMEDSCLLFPRLYELYDRYLQTGDFPEDKEFLNLVDCCTLCGLCPCPDVRTNILWAKAEKAREVGLNPASRLLSDLQVLQKLGSAGRLLLSLLLKAPLCNGALEMLGICSERRIPSPAVEDFFSWARKKGLKEHSETGPRVAYFVGCTAAYIFPEVARAAVKVLESLGVFVHIPDQNCCGMPLAVEGDKKRMMDRVNRNIQALLTLADKGYEIVCSCPTCGYFFKAILKENACFSVDCDDDDAVVRRSFSEVLSLPLRGASSTGNRRAYAPYYFSDDFFQTLDVEARLRISALVKDVGEYLVRFKDAILSGSLKPPAGRWVYFAPCHQREQGMGKPYYEILSKIPGFSVEPVGSTTDCCGMGGSLGFKKDFNGLSLKLGLPLMEKIKKLNPAGIITDCLSCRLQFQNSLPYPVLHPLELLAEAMIIF, encoded by the coding sequence ATGGCCGGAAGACGCTTTGAAGCCGTACAGTATGTTAGGAAAATATTCGACGGATGCACCGATTGCGATGTTTGCAGATTCCTCATGGAGGATAGCTGTTTGCTTTTCCCCAGACTTTACGAACTCTACGACAGGTACCTGCAAACGGGCGATTTTCCTGAAGATAAAGAGTTTCTGAACCTCGTTGATTGCTGTACGCTTTGTGGGCTCTGTCCTTGCCCGGATGTCAGGACAAATATCCTCTGGGCCAAAGCCGAGAAGGCTCGTGAAGTAGGTTTGAATCCTGCATCTCGACTTCTTTCCGATCTTCAGGTCCTGCAAAAACTGGGGAGTGCCGGACGCCTCTTGCTGTCCCTACTTCTGAAAGCACCCTTGTGTAACGGTGCCCTTGAGATGCTGGGTATCTGTTCGGAAAGACGAATTCCTTCTCCGGCCGTGGAGGATTTCTTCTCCTGGGCCAGGAAAAAAGGGCTAAAAGAACATTCGGAAACCGGGCCCAGAGTAGCCTATTTCGTGGGATGCACGGCGGCTTACATTTTCCCCGAAGTTGCCAGAGCCGCCGTGAAAGTGCTCGAAAGTCTCGGAGTGTTTGTACACATACCGGACCAGAACTGTTGTGGCATGCCTCTGGCCGTTGAGGGCGACAAAAAAAGAATGATGGATCGAGTTAATCGGAATATACAGGCGCTGTTGACGCTTGCCGATAAGGGTTACGAAATAGTCTGTTCTTGTCCAACCTGTGGATACTTTTTCAAGGCCATCCTTAAAGAAAATGCCTGTTTCAGCGTCGATTGCGACGACGATGATGCGGTAGTGAGGAGATCTTTTTCGGAGGTACTGTCACTCCCTCTGCGGGGTGCTTCGTCTACCGGCAACAGACGGGCCTACGCTCCTTATTACTTCTCCGATGATTTTTTTCAGACTCTGGACGTCGAAGCCCGTTTGAGGATTTCTGCTCTTGTAAAGGACGTGGGAGAATATCTGGTTCGGTTTAAGGACGCCATTCTTTCTGGATCTCTTAAGCCCCCGGCAGGCAGGTGGGTTTACTTTGCACCCTGCCATCAGAGAGAACAGGGGATGGGTAAGCCCTACTACGAAATCCTATCGAAAATTCCGGGATTCTCTGTGGAGCCTGTGGGGAGTACCACCGATTGTTGCGGTATGGGCGGTAGCCTGGGATTTAAAAAGGATTTCAACGGCCTGTCCTTAAAGCTGGGACTGCCGCTAATGGAAAAAATAAAGAAACTCAATCCCGCCGGTATAATTACGGATTGCCTCAGTTGCCGCCTCCAGTTCCAAAATAGCCTTCCGTACCCTGTGCTTCATCCTCTTGAACTATTGGCAGAAGCGATGATTATTTTCTAA
- the tadA gene encoding tRNA adenosine(34) deaminase TadA, with the protein MLEVSGLSKDDEHFMRLALAYARKAAERGEVPVGAVIIDGEGRLVAADHNRPIELCDPSAHAEILVIRKAAQRLGNYRLEGCILYTTLEPCVMCFGAMIHARIKCLVYGAPDPRAGAFHVGLDLTTRGFFNHYMEVREGVLGTEAAEILRGFFLERRRAR; encoded by the coding sequence ATGCTTGAAGTCAGTGGGTTGTCAAAAGATGACGAGCACTTCATGAGGCTTGCTCTGGCTTATGCCAGAAAGGCTGCCGAGAGGGGAGAAGTCCCCGTGGGGGCCGTTATAATCGACGGCGAAGGGAGGCTCGTTGCGGCAGATCATAACCGTCCGATAGAGCTTTGCGATCCTTCCGCTCATGCCGAAATACTGGTCATACGCAAGGCGGCGCAACGACTGGGAAACTATCGGCTGGAGGGATGCATTCTGTACACAACCCTTGAACCCTGCGTCATGTGCTTCGGTGCGATGATTCATGCCAGGATCAAATGCCTGGTCTACGGAGCACCGGATCCAAGAGCCGGGGCCTTTCATGTCGGCCTTGACTTGACAACACGGGGGTTTTTTAATCATTATATGGAGGTTCGTGAAGGAGTTCTCGGCACAGAAGCGGCGGAAATTCTGCGAGGCTTTTTTCTGGAACGCCGTAGAGCTCGATAG
- the recR gene encoding recombination mediator RecR, with the protein MKAFPSSVRTVIRLLGSLPGLGEKSATRIAMYLIQKPEKEVLALAEAIIKMKKSVTLCKECFHLADDDLCAICQDPKRRSDQICVVETTTDVIAIEQSGIYGGRYHVLGGVINPLENVGPERLNIEPLLKRIERGGVEEIIIATNPTSQGEATARYLYDLLKDRGIKLTRIGVGIPAGGDIKYADPLTLKQAIESRRVFQ; encoded by the coding sequence ATGAAAGCCTTCCCATCCTCGGTAAGAACGGTCATCCGCCTGCTCGGCTCTCTTCCCGGACTGGGAGAAAAGAGTGCAACCCGCATAGCCATGTATCTCATCCAGAAGCCCGAAAAAGAGGTCCTCGCCCTGGCCGAAGCCATCATAAAGATGAAAAAAAGTGTGACCCTCTGCAAAGAATGCTTTCATCTGGCCGACGACGATCTCTGTGCCATATGCCAGGATCCAAAAAGAAGGAGTGATCAGATTTGCGTGGTGGAAACCACAACGGATGTGATTGCCATCGAGCAATCAGGGATTTATGGCGGACGATACCACGTGCTCGGAGGAGTTATAAACCCTCTTGAAAACGTCGGACCGGAACGACTTAACATAGAACCCCTTCTAAAGAGAATCGAGCGCGGAGGTGTTGAAGAAATCATCATTGCCACCAATCCCACATCTCAGGGTGAAGCCACGGCCCGTTATCTTTACGATCTTCTGAAAGATCGGGGTATAAAACTGACCCGTATAGGCGTCGGCATACCGGCAGGCGGGGACATTAAATACGCCGATCCGCTGACCCTTAAACAGGCAATAGAAAGCCGAAGAGTTTTTCAGTAA
- a CDS encoding DVU0298 family protein, whose protein sequence is MEKRRESYRSVKRKLHQLLKEVPFKEEKLLEQFENPGVLISPLFSFFCSSDLLVRWHAVTALGVVVSAIAKSQAEQARTVVRRLMWQLNDESGGIGWGCAEAMGEILARCDWLAEEYHRILISYIDPEGNLLEHEPLLEGAMWGTARLCSVRPELCKRAIDISVAYVQKDRPYIRVCAGLMLCFSGESKLVEMAVEETKRDDRIIDFYWQGAIHRCRVSECLKSVGCQKMTSTS, encoded by the coding sequence GTGGAAAAAAGACGGGAAAGCTACAGGAGCGTTAAGCGGAAACTGCATCAGCTTCTGAAAGAGGTTCCTTTTAAAGAAGAGAAGTTACTGGAGCAATTCGAGAACCCGGGGGTTTTAATAAGCCCCCTGTTTTCTTTTTTTTGTTCTTCCGATCTTCTGGTCAGATGGCACGCCGTAACCGCACTGGGGGTTGTGGTTTCCGCAATTGCAAAAAGTCAGGCCGAACAGGCCCGGACGGTCGTAAGGCGTCTCATGTGGCAGCTTAACGATGAGTCCGGCGGGATTGGCTGGGGATGTGCCGAAGCGATGGGAGAAATCCTTGCCCGGTGTGACTGGCTCGCCGAAGAATATCACCGGATATTGATTTCTTACATTGATCCCGAAGGGAACCTTCTGGAACATGAACCGCTTCTCGAAGGTGCAATGTGGGGAACGGCAAGGCTTTGCAGTGTTCGGCCGGAATTGTGCAAAAGGGCAATTGATATTTCCGTCGCCTACGTTCAGAAGGACCGACCGTACATCAGGGTCTGTGCCGGGCTGATGCTGTGCTTTTCCGGAGAAAGCAAACTCGTTGAGATGGCCGTTGAAGAAACGAAAAGAGACGACCGGATTATCGATTTCTACTGGCAGGGCGCAATACACAGATGCAGAGTATCGGAATGCTTGAAGTCAGTGGGTTGTCAAAAGATGACGAGCACTTCATGA
- a CDS encoding NIL domain-containing protein, with product MYAKMLVLRFPSEIVDKPIITNLVRNYNLTFNILKAQIFPRREGLLVLELRGNKSDYDRGIEYLKRIGVQVESIGQSIRRDEELCLQCGACTAVCPTGALHIKRPEMEVLFDPERCSACEWCVKACPAHAMRVTFDRNMEEEVLQEELA from the coding sequence ATGTATGCAAAGATGCTGGTTTTGAGATTCCCTTCCGAAATTGTGGACAAACCCATAATCACTAACCTCGTCAGGAATTACAACCTGACGTTCAATATTCTAAAGGCTCAAATTTTCCCCCGACGAGAAGGCCTTCTGGTTCTGGAACTCCGGGGCAACAAAAGTGATTACGATAGAGGCATCGAGTACTTAAAGCGGATAGGGGTACAGGTCGAATCGATCGGTCAGAGCATAAGACGCGATGAGGAGCTCTGCCTTCAGTGTGGTGCCTGTACGGCCGTTTGCCCGACGGGAGCGCTCCACATAAAGCGGCCCGAGATGGAGGTTCTGTTCGATCCCGAACGGTGCAGTGCCTGTGAATGGTGCGTGAAGGCCTGCCCTGCTCACGCCATGAGGGTCACCTTCGACCGCAATATGGAAGAGGAAGTACTTCAGGAGGAGCTGGCGTAG
- the dnaX gene encoding DNA polymerase III subunit gamma/tau, translating into MSYIVLARRWRPQSFKEVVGQSHVTRILQNALSTGRIAHAYIFAGPRGVGKTSVARILAKALNCTERNGSEPCNSCPSCRSITAGKSPDVIEIDGASNRGIDSIRSLQETVAYRPITGKYKVYIIDEVHMLTPEAFNALLKTLEEPPSHVRFIFATTEPHRIPSTVVSRCQRFDFRRIPVRDITEHLSSICRTEGYDVASDVIEAIAGEADGSMRDAETLLEQVVSFQDENLRPEEILNLLGIVDRSTLIRAMDAVISANFEECIAVASDVYERGLDCAKFCQRLVDLCHHLACFIIAGRSGRVTSDEMTPILQKWTDRTSLQTVQIYYELLIRAMDQIRRSSQPHLVLEAALLRLAQVPHFVMLPEIIKNLETRRPGAEKPQPGAFREKHPALAESAESESKKVLDIRPESPSGNPEKDWHKFVSWAAKQDPLLETQLKGSYVDTSKETIWTIHVLSAYAEVLKRKENNILELLSRFFSSPPEKILLEAHDGNNRADNGKGSFNDKKEIERRALNHPAVKEVLEIFGGRIVAVRPLKKPAQRPGMMNHDDEEKGDSLITGGVDEDL; encoded by the coding sequence ATGTCCTACATCGTACTCGCCCGCAGGTGGAGACCTCAGAGCTTTAAAGAGGTTGTAGGTCAATCCCACGTAACGAGGATTCTTCAAAATGCCTTATCGACCGGACGGATAGCTCATGCATACATATTTGCGGGTCCCCGGGGAGTGGGAAAGACTTCCGTTGCAAGGATTCTCGCCAAGGCCCTTAACTGCACCGAAAGAAACGGATCAGAACCCTGCAATAGCTGTCCTTCCTGTCGGTCCATAACGGCAGGGAAATCGCCGGACGTGATCGAAATAGACGGTGCATCCAATCGGGGTATAGACAGCATAAGATCACTGCAGGAGACGGTGGCCTACAGGCCCATCACCGGAAAATATAAGGTCTACATAATCGACGAAGTACACATGCTAACCCCCGAAGCCTTCAATGCCCTCCTCAAAACCCTTGAAGAACCACCGTCTCACGTTCGATTTATCTTTGCCACGACGGAACCGCACAGGATACCTTCCACCGTCGTAAGCCGTTGTCAGCGATTTGATTTCAGGCGAATCCCTGTGAGAGATATAACGGAGCATCTGAGCTCTATATGCCGCACCGAAGGCTACGATGTCGCCTCTGACGTCATAGAAGCGATAGCCGGTGAGGCGGACGGTAGCATGCGTGATGCCGAAACCCTGCTGGAGCAGGTGGTCTCATTTCAGGACGAAAACCTCAGACCCGAAGAGATCCTCAACCTTCTGGGTATCGTCGATCGATCCACACTTATCCGGGCAATGGATGCCGTTATTTCGGCAAACTTTGAGGAGTGCATTGCCGTCGCTTCGGACGTTTACGAAAGAGGGCTGGACTGCGCAAAATTCTGTCAGCGCCTCGTCGATCTGTGCCACCATCTGGCCTGTTTCATAATTGCAGGCAGAAGTGGAAGGGTAACATCAGACGAGATGACCCCGATTTTGCAAAAGTGGACAGACAGGACATCTCTTCAAACCGTCCAGATTTATTACGAACTCCTGATTCGGGCCATGGACCAGATACGCCGATCGTCTCAACCTCATCTGGTGCTGGAGGCGGCTCTCCTCAGACTCGCCCAGGTACCTCACTTCGTTATGCTTCCCGAAATCATAAAAAATCTGGAAACACGCCGCCCCGGAGCTGAAAAGCCTCAGCCCGGCGCTTTTCGGGAAAAACACCCTGCCCTAGCGGAATCGGCGGAATCAGAATCAAAAAAGGTTCTGGACATCCGGCCCGAGTCTCCCTCCGGGAACCCCGAAAAAGACTGGCACAAGTTCGTTTCATGGGCGGCAAAGCAGGACCCTTTACTGGAAACCCAGCTAAAGGGAAGCTACGTTGACACATCAAAGGAAACGATATGGACAATCCATGTGCTTTCTGCCTACGCAGAGGTTTTGAAACGCAAAGAAAACAACATACTGGAGCTGTTAAGTCGTTTCTTTTCAAGCCCTCCGGAGAAAATCCTTCTGGAAGCCCATGACGGCAACAATCGGGCGGACAACGGTAAAGGGTCCTTTAACGATAAAAAGGAAATAGAAAGAAGAGCTCTAAACCATCCAGCCGTCAAAGAGGTTCTGGAAATATTCGGAGGCCGCATAGTAGCGGTAAGGCCACTGAAGAAGCCGGCTCAAAGGCCCGGTATGATGAACCATGACGATGAGGAAAAAGGTGATTCCCTTATAACGGGAGGTGTGGATGAAGATCTTTAA